In Panthera uncia isolate 11264 chromosome B3 unlocalized genomic scaffold, Puncia_PCG_1.0 HiC_scaffold_2, whole genome shotgun sequence, the following proteins share a genomic window:
- the RLBP1 gene encoding retinaldehyde-binding protein 1, which produces MVLEYPLSGDLLWPEGSPHVRALRRCVTRRLHPTLFQAKDELNEREETREDVVRELQELVQAEAASGQELARAVAERVQGRDSAFFMRFIRARKFHVGRAYELLRGAGQESRPLESFCASPRWAGFLRGSSALPPPGYVNFRLQYPELFDSLSLEAVRCTVEAGYPGVLSSRDKYGRVVMLFNIENWDSEEITFDEILQAYCFILEKLLENEETQINGFCIVENFKGFTMQQAAGLRASDLRKMVDMLQDSFPARFKAVHFIHQPWYFTTTYNMVKPFLKSKLLERVFVHGDDLSGFFQEIDEDILPADFGGTLPKYDGKAVAEQLFGPRPQADNTAF; this is translated from the exons ATGGTGCTAGAATACCCACTTTCTGGTGACTTGTTGTGGCCCGAG GGCAGCCCCCACGTGCGCGCCTTGCGCCGATGTGTGACTCGCCGCCTCCACCCCACCCTGTTCCAGGCCAAGGACGAGCTGAATGAGAGGGAGGAGACCCGGGAGGACGTGGTTCGAGAGCTGCAGGAGCTGGTGCAGGCGGAGGCGGCGTCTGGGCAGGAGCTGGCCCGGGCGGTGGCCGAGAGGGTGCAAGGGAGGGACAGCGCCTTCTTCATGCGCTTCATCCGCGCGCGCAAGTTCCACGTGGGGCGCGCCTACGAGCTGCTCCGAG GAGCCGGGCAGGAGTCCAGGCCTCTGGAATCTTTCTGTGCCAGTCCCAGATGGGCAGGCTTCCTGAGGGGCTCTTCTGCTCTCCCTCCGCCAGGCTATGTGAACTTCCGGCTGCAGTACCCTGAGCTCTTTGATAGCCTGTCCCTGGAGGCCGTGCGCTGCACCGTGGAGGCTGGCTACCCTGGTGTCCTCTCCAGTCGGGACAAATATGGCCGAGTGGTCATGCTCTTCAACATCGAGAACTGGGACAGTGAAGAAATCACCTTCGATGAG ATCTTGCAGGCATATTGTTTCATCCTGGAGAAGCTGCTAGAAAATGAGGAGACTCAAATTAATGGCTTCTGCATTGTTGAGAACTTCAAGGGCTTTACCATGCAGCAGGCTGCCGGACTCCGGGCTTCTGATCTCAGGAAGATGGTGGACATGCTCCAG GACTCCTTCCCAGCCCGGTTTAAAGCCGTCCACTTCATCCACCAGCCGTGGTACTTCACCACGACCTACAACATGGTCAAGCCCTTCTTGAAGAGCAAGCTGCTGGAAAGG GTCTTTGTCCATGGAGATGACCTCTCTGGCTTCTTCCAGGAGATCGATGAGGACATCCTGCCCGCCGACTTTGGGGGCACATTGCCCAAGTATGATGGCAAGGCGGTCGCTGAGCAGCTCTTTGGCCCCCGGCCTCAAGCCGACAACACAGCCTTCTGA